One genomic window of Prosthecobacter algae includes the following:
- a CDS encoding PepSY-associated TM helix domain-containing protein, which produces MATPTSLRRWTILHRWTSLFCTANLLLLCVTGLLLIFHPEIDAMLGTMPEIQHEGKTMLPPGQLVDAARESRPGWAPAVYSEDEDHPGRIFVTMLPPGVEDLAKSEAVILDGFTGQVADVKLDETFSMMVLNLHANLFAGFMGELYLALVGIAFFVALISGVVIYAPFMRNLMFGMIRRERGGRLLQLDLHNLVGISTVAWCCVVCLTGIILELGKPLLMIYQSHDLAAMTAPFKDRPAPGSIVPLDQAIQTAQKAWPEHRLQFAVFPGTQLTGRHHFTLFMAAETGLAKRVPKLTLVDASSGDLTVASDAPWYIQALFVSGPLHFGDYAGTPLRIIWALFTLLTIILCISGLYLFVAKLRGRRRDITLLQEATK; this is translated from the coding sequence ATGGCCACCCCAACTTCCCTCCGCCGCTGGACCATTCTGCATCGCTGGACTAGTCTCTTTTGCACTGCGAATCTGCTGCTTCTCTGCGTCACGGGCCTCTTGCTTATCTTTCATCCTGAGATTGATGCCATGCTCGGCACCATGCCTGAGATCCAGCATGAAGGGAAAACCATGCTGCCGCCTGGTCAATTGGTGGATGCTGCGCGGGAGTCTCGCCCCGGCTGGGCACCAGCGGTTTACTCGGAGGATGAGGATCACCCCGGGCGCATCTTTGTGACCATGCTGCCGCCAGGGGTAGAAGACCTGGCTAAGAGCGAGGCCGTCATTCTAGATGGCTTTACAGGCCAAGTGGCGGACGTGAAGCTGGATGAAACCTTCAGCATGATGGTGCTGAATCTACATGCGAATCTCTTCGCTGGTTTCATGGGCGAGCTTTATCTCGCTCTGGTTGGCATCGCTTTCTTTGTAGCTTTGATCTCTGGGGTGGTGATCTATGCGCCGTTCATGCGTAACTTGATGTTTGGCATGATTCGCCGTGAGCGCGGGGGTCGTCTCTTGCAGTTGGACTTACATAATCTCGTTGGCATCTCTACCGTGGCTTGGTGCTGTGTTGTCTGTTTGACGGGGATCATTTTGGAACTGGGGAAACCCCTCCTAATGATCTATCAGAGCCACGACCTCGCTGCCATGACGGCCCCTTTCAAAGATCGCCCAGCGCCCGGAAGCATCGTGCCGCTCGATCAAGCCATTCAGACTGCTCAGAAAGCCTGGCCAGAACATCGGCTCCAGTTCGCCGTCTTTCCTGGCACGCAGTTGACAGGCCGCCATCATTTCACCCTTTTTATGGCTGCAGAGACCGGGCTGGCCAAGCGGGTGCCCAAGCTAACCCTGGTGGATGCCTCCTCTGGCGACCTCACCGTGGCCAGTGATGCCCCCTGGTATATTCAGGCGCTCTTCGTCAGTGGTCCGTTGCATTTTGGCGATTATGCGGGCACACCGCTGCGGATCATCTGGGCTCTGTTTACCCTGCTCACCATCATTCTCTGTATCAGTGGGCTGTATCTATTTGTCGCCAAGCTGCGTGGCCGCCGCCGTGACATCACCCTGCTTCAAGAGGCTACTAAATGA
- a CDS encoding TonB-dependent siderophore receptor, whose amino-acid sequence MPEIVVTAEAEPKTNYVAPVSSSASRLPEKVMESSRSVQTVTQQVIQDRAIIDPQEAVQNVSGVQRSGSFTGTGETYRLRGFSQQSYIKDGFRAGTVPGGIVFNAVAPTDVANLQQIEVLKGPASILFGRGEPGGVVNYITRSAAFEDAYSIQQMVGSFDFYRTQLNANWEAVPDKFALRFDGAFETGDSYIDYVQSERTMVAPAFAWKISEDTQLQFRAEYTHDDRSTIPGMPYQNGSVVKGIPYDRYLGETDFTRNVTDTYRALLTLEHRWNEHHKTTLSMHGLTSTSEGGYFILFNFTGPLQDPVTGDIARSASATDFSEHYFTTRLDHVITWDLYPDVKNELLLSAEFDFQNNDNTRYLSGHTSLNPYNPVYTGYQPLPLLPGLPNRFSEVTQTDAKAYSFLLMDKISFGESLFLNLGARLEWFDGTHEVTYADPGVPFADSLAELDQGSLNPFAGLVFKPLPQLAVYGSYSESTYSFKNIALRTSSGESLDPERGRQFELGAKTELLDGRFIASAAFFQINKTDVAGTDPSNPLFSINAGEERSRGFELDLAGELAPGWRLLMNYAYLDSHITEAPNGANVGNRRPGVPEHSGSIFTTYEIQTGKLKGLGFGGGVYMSDRVAVDTANTGNLAGFAQTDALVFYRRNNWQVQLNVKNLFDNEVFYATDNATMVQAGNARTFIASVKFEF is encoded by the coding sequence TTGCCTGAGATTGTGGTCACGGCGGAGGCAGAGCCCAAGACCAACTACGTGGCTCCAGTTTCCAGCTCGGCCTCCCGTCTGCCTGAGAAGGTGATGGAGAGCTCCCGCTCTGTGCAGACGGTGACTCAGCAGGTCATTCAAGACCGGGCGATTATCGACCCCCAGGAGGCGGTGCAAAATGTCAGCGGCGTGCAGCGCAGCGGTTCCTTCACCGGCACGGGCGAGACCTATCGTCTGCGCGGCTTTTCCCAACAATCTTATATCAAAGATGGCTTCCGGGCAGGCACTGTGCCGGGCGGCATCGTTTTTAATGCCGTTGCTCCCACAGATGTAGCAAATCTCCAACAGATCGAGGTGCTCAAGGGCCCTGCTTCCATCCTCTTTGGTCGGGGCGAGCCTGGCGGCGTGGTGAACTACATCACTCGCAGTGCCGCCTTTGAGGATGCCTACAGCATTCAGCAGATGGTCGGTAGTTTTGATTTTTACCGCACCCAGCTCAATGCGAATTGGGAAGCGGTCCCGGATAAGTTCGCTCTTCGTTTTGATGGGGCTTTTGAGACCGGTGATTCTTACATCGATTATGTTCAGTCGGAGCGCACCATGGTGGCACCGGCCTTCGCCTGGAAGATCAGCGAGGATACGCAGCTCCAATTCCGTGCGGAATACACCCACGATGATCGCTCCACCATTCCTGGCATGCCGTATCAAAACGGCAGTGTTGTCAAAGGCATTCCTTACGACCGCTACCTGGGTGAAACAGATTTTACCCGCAATGTCACGGATACCTACCGTGCGCTCCTCACTTTAGAGCATCGCTGGAATGAGCATCACAAAACCACGCTCTCCATGCATGGACTGACCTCCACCAGTGAAGGTGGCTACTTCATTCTTTTTAACTTTACAGGGCCTCTCCAAGACCCGGTCACGGGTGACATTGCTCGCTCTGCCTCAGCCACAGACTTTTCCGAGCATTATTTCACGACACGGCTGGATCACGTCATCACCTGGGATCTCTATCCCGATGTTAAAAACGAGCTGCTTCTCTCCGCCGAGTTCGATTTTCAAAACAATGACAACACTCGCTACCTCAGCGGGCATACCAGCCTCAATCCCTACAATCCTGTTTACACAGGTTATCAGCCCTTGCCTCTCCTGCCGGGGCTTCCCAACCGCTTTTCTGAAGTGACCCAGACGGATGCGAAGGCCTATTCCTTCCTGCTGATGGACAAAATCTCCTTTGGCGAATCCCTGTTCCTGAACTTAGGGGCTCGTCTGGAGTGGTTCGATGGCACCCATGAAGTCACGTATGCGGACCCGGGCGTGCCTTTTGCCGATTCGCTTGCAGAGTTGGATCAGGGCAGCCTCAATCCCTTTGCGGGGCTGGTGTTCAAACCTCTTCCGCAACTCGCTGTCTACGGCAGTTATTCAGAGAGCACTTACTCTTTCAAAAACATCGCTCTGAGAACCTCCAGCGGTGAAAGCTTGGACCCCGAGCGTGGTCGTCAGTTTGAGCTGGGGGCTAAGACGGAGCTATTGGATGGCCGATTCATTGCCAGCGCTGCCTTCTTCCAGATCAATAAGACCGATGTTGCTGGCACTGACCCTAGCAATCCCTTGTTTTCCATCAATGCTGGGGAGGAACGCAGCCGAGGCTTTGAGCTGGACCTCGCCGGAGAACTGGCCCCTGGCTGGAGGTTGTTAATGAACTATGCCTACCTGGACAGCCACATCACCGAGGCACCTAACGGAGCTAATGTTGGCAATCGCCGTCCGGGAGTTCCTGAACACAGTGGCAGCATCTTCACCACCTATGAGATCCAGACGGGAAAACTGAAAGGCCTGGGTTTCGGTGGTGGTGTTTACATGAGCGACCGAGTGGCCGTGGATACTGCGAATACTGGTAATCTTGCGGGCTTTGCACAAACCGATGCGCTGGTGTTTTACCGTCGCAATAACTGGCAGGTGCAGCTCAATGTGAAGAACCTTTTCGACAACGAAGTCTTCTACGCCACGGATAACGCCACGATGGTCCAGGCCGGCAATGCACGCACCTTCATTGCCTCCGTGAAATTCGAGTTTTGA
- a CDS encoding AraC family transcriptional regulator, producing MPPGKLLRFRLNKLSSKLLSRLPRLFMARSSSIYELTSSELHEVYVEASHVEEKGEIVEAEYVPNVTWVRGGTTVRTVRSGFYMHWADEVFDRQLRLRCDEEIDFYVVTFALEGHWQEISGGRRRIYDRYSGSMSLLRYCQSSQHRAMPTANGRKASHLTLAIEGSQFRQWLTEKELTEHPLLRRFFKGEGEPCLISPITLRARLVVEQIQKCPLQGMCRALFMEARCLDLIVEMLHSLSPSPALTAPRRLSPQDMERIHAAAEFLRQSLDAPPTLAELAHRFSLSESKLKAGFHQVFGTTTFGYLRQQRLQKARTLLAHGECSILDASHMVGINNPSHFAALFKQHFGINPKQFQLNATRQK from the coding sequence ATGCCACCTGGAAAGTTGTTGAGATTTCGGCTCAATAAGTTAAGCTCGAAGCTCCTTTCTCGTTTGCCTCGCCTTTTTATGGCACGTTCCTCAAGCATTTACGAACTCACCTCCTCTGAGCTGCATGAGGTCTATGTAGAGGCGTCTCACGTAGAAGAAAAAGGGGAAATTGTGGAGGCGGAATACGTGCCGAATGTCACCTGGGTACGTGGCGGAACGACCGTTCGCACGGTGCGTTCTGGATTCTACATGCATTGGGCGGATGAGGTATTTGACCGTCAGCTCCGCCTTCGCTGCGATGAGGAGATTGACTTTTACGTCGTCACCTTTGCCCTTGAGGGGCACTGGCAGGAGATATCGGGAGGACGCCGCCGGATTTACGACCGCTATTCTGGCAGCATGTCCCTTCTACGTTACTGCCAGAGCAGCCAACATCGGGCCATGCCGACTGCCAATGGTCGCAAAGCCAGCCACCTGACTCTAGCCATTGAAGGTAGTCAATTTCGCCAATGGCTGACGGAAAAGGAGCTGACCGAGCACCCGTTGCTCCGACGTTTTTTCAAAGGGGAAGGGGAGCCGTGCCTGATCAGCCCTATCACGCTCCGGGCCCGACTGGTGGTGGAGCAAATCCAGAAATGTCCTCTTCAGGGAATGTGCCGGGCGCTTTTTATGGAGGCGCGCTGCCTGGATCTGATCGTGGAAATGCTCCACTCGCTCAGTCCCTCTCCGGCATTGACGGCCCCTCGTCGTTTGAGCCCCCAGGACATGGAGCGCATCCACGCCGCTGCGGAATTTCTTCGACAATCTTTGGACGCACCCCCCACACTTGCGGAACTCGCCCACCGGTTTTCACTCAGTGAATCGAAGCTCAAGGCAGGTTTTCATCAGGTTTTCGGTACCACTACTTTCGGTTACCTCCGGCAACAGCGTTTGCAGAAAGCCCGCACGCTCTTGGCGCATGGAGAGTGTAGCATTTTGGATGCCTCCCACATGGTTGGAATCAATAATCCCAGCCACTTCGCTGCACTGTTTAAGCAGCACTTTGGAATAAATCCGAAGCAGTTTCAGTTGAACGCCACTCGTCAGAAATAA
- a CDS encoding glycosyltransferase family 9 protein encodes MERQKPRILVIRGGAIGDFILTLPAIRLIRETLSGCHVEILGYPGIMELAVKAGLADSVRSLEHRSMALLFAKGAPLDPALVEYLLSFKVIVSYLFDPDGVLRGQLEVIGVKTLLECPHSVKPGKGHAAMQLAKPLEKLAMYLDEPDWRTPLFARAEAASKPIRIALHLGSGSTHKNWALENWQAVTAALQQQRPELELVLITGEAELERGVSVSGFKTTEHWHALPLPELADRLVTCDFFLGHDSGISHLASACGVPCLLLFGPTNPDIWAPPQQGVSVIRAEKGDWEQLTPEKVIPAVMERLP; translated from the coding sequence ATGGAGCGCCAGAAACCGCGCATCCTCGTCATTCGCGGTGGGGCCATCGGGGATTTTATCCTCACCCTGCCCGCGATCCGACTGATCCGGGAAACTCTGTCTGGATGTCACGTGGAGATCCTGGGCTATCCGGGCATCATGGAACTGGCAGTGAAAGCCGGGCTGGCAGATTCCGTACGCAGCTTGGAACACCGTTCCATGGCCCTGCTATTTGCCAAAGGAGCCCCGCTGGACCCGGCCCTGGTGGAGTATCTGCTGAGCTTCAAGGTGATCGTCAGTTACCTGTTCGATCCCGATGGAGTCCTGCGCGGCCAGCTTGAAGTCATCGGCGTGAAGACGCTGCTGGAATGCCCCCACTCCGTCAAACCGGGCAAGGGCCATGCCGCCATGCAACTGGCGAAGCCTCTGGAAAAGCTGGCGATGTATCTGGACGAGCCGGACTGGCGAACACCACTGTTTGCCCGAGCGGAGGCGGCTTCAAAACCAATCCGCATCGCCCTCCACCTCGGCAGCGGCTCGACCCACAAAAACTGGGCGCTGGAGAACTGGCAGGCGGTGACGGCAGCCCTCCAACAACAGAGACCCGAGCTGGAATTGGTGCTCATCACCGGAGAGGCGGAACTGGAACGCGGGGTCTCTGTATCAGGATTCAAGACGACCGAGCATTGGCACGCCCTGCCACTGCCTGAACTGGCGGACCGCCTGGTGACCTGCGATTTCTTTCTGGGACATGACAGCGGCATCTCGCACCTGGCCTCCGCCTGCGGGGTGCCGTGCCTGCTGCTTTTTGGGCCGACGAATCCGGACATCTGGGCACCTCCTCAGCAGGGAGTCAGCGTTATTCGGGCTGAAAAAGGCGATTGGGAGCAACTGACACCTGAAAAGGTCATCCCTGCGGTGATGGAACGTCTTCCGTAA
- a CDS encoding nucleoside monophosphate kinase: MAESQPRFRTLLILGAPGSGKGTQGKVLGSIPRFHHLACGDVFRSLDTRTALGQKFVQYSSRGELVPDDVTVQLWRANIKQKVDGHQFKPEIDFLVLDGIPRNVDQAKFMEEDIEVLKVFHLSCPDRTELARRLRKRALKDNRFDDANESVIQQRFATYEAETKPILEYYKGDRIVDIDASQPPAKVLYDILAGVMTLQAWRDIEMMKV; this comes from the coding sequence ATGGCTGAATCCCAACCTCGTTTTCGTACTCTTCTGATTCTTGGCGCTCCTGGCAGCGGCAAAGGCACGCAGGGGAAGGTGCTCGGCTCCATCCCCCGGTTTCATCATCTGGCCTGTGGGGATGTGTTCCGCTCTCTGGATACACGCACGGCTTTGGGACAGAAGTTTGTCCAATACTCCAGCCGAGGAGAACTGGTGCCGGATGACGTCACCGTCCAGCTCTGGCGCGCGAACATCAAACAGAAGGTGGACGGCCACCAGTTCAAGCCGGAGATTGATTTCCTGGTTCTGGACGGCATCCCACGCAACGTGGACCAGGCGAAGTTCATGGAAGAGGACATCGAAGTCCTGAAGGTGTTTCACCTCTCCTGCCCAGACCGCACGGAACTGGCCCGCCGCCTGCGCAAGCGTGCCCTCAAGGACAACCGTTTTGACGACGCAAACGAGAGCGTCATCCAGCAGCGTTTCGCCACCTACGAGGCTGAGACCAAGCCGATCCTGGAATACTACAAGGGTGACCGCATTGTGGACATCGATGCCAGCCAGCCGCCGGCCAAGGTGCTCTACGACATCCTGGCGGGAGTGATGACCCTTCAAGCCTGGCGTGACATCGAGATGATGAAAGTGTAA
- the fmt gene encoding methionyl-tRNA formyltransferase: MRILFIGTGDIGLPSLEWLLYTPKHQVVGVVTQPDKPAGRRLVLTPPQIKVRAEAAGIPVMQPLKIRNAVEELKAFNADVAVVVAYGQILSPAVLDVPKLACLNIHASLLPKYRGASPIQAAIRAGDAETGVTIMHMDEGLDTGDILLMDRVTIEPTDTGGTLHDKLALAAPASLEEALDLIASGPAPRKPQENEFASHCGKLKREDGRLDWSRSATELELLIRAYNPWPGTFTLLPGDGKPAPLKVHRAQVIPEAEACPVPGTVVGSDPKTGLIVACGQGLLALEEVQAEGGKRLAAGDFLRGKPLEVGVVLG; the protein is encoded by the coding sequence ATGCGCATCCTTTTCATTGGTACCGGGGACATCGGCCTGCCCTCGCTGGAGTGGCTTCTCTACACGCCCAAACATCAAGTGGTGGGCGTGGTGACCCAGCCGGACAAACCTGCCGGGCGCAGGCTGGTGCTGACGCCACCGCAGATCAAAGTGCGGGCGGAAGCTGCGGGCATCCCCGTGATGCAGCCCCTGAAAATTAGAAATGCCGTGGAGGAGCTGAAAGCTTTCAATGCCGATGTGGCCGTGGTGGTGGCCTACGGGCAGATCCTCTCCCCCGCGGTGCTGGATGTGCCGAAGCTGGCTTGCCTCAACATCCACGCCTCCCTGCTGCCGAAGTATCGCGGGGCATCCCCCATCCAGGCCGCGATCCGCGCCGGCGATGCCGAAACGGGCGTGACCATCATGCACATGGATGAAGGCCTGGATACCGGCGACATCCTGCTGATGGACCGCGTCACCATCGAGCCCACCGACACAGGCGGAACCTTGCATGACAAGCTGGCCCTCGCCGCCCCGGCCAGCCTGGAAGAGGCGCTGGACCTGATTGCTTCAGGGCCCGCCCCACGCAAACCGCAGGAGAATGAATTCGCCAGTCACTGCGGCAAACTGAAGCGTGAAGATGGCCGCCTGGACTGGAGCCGCAGCGCCACGGAACTGGAGCTTCTCATCCGTGCCTACAATCCCTGGCCCGGCACCTTCACCCTCCTGCCCGGAGACGGCAAACCCGCGCCGCTGAAGGTGCACCGCGCCCAGGTCATCCCCGAGGCCGAAGCCTGCCCGGTGCCAGGAACCGTGGTTGGCAGCGATCCAAAAACCGGCCTCATCGTGGCCTGCGGCCAGGGTCTGCTGGCCCTGGAAGAAGTGCAGGCCGAAGGCGGCAAACGCCTCGCTGCCGGAGATTTCCTGCGGGGTAAACCGCTGGAGGTTGGGGTGGTGCTGGGGTGA
- a CDS encoding DUF3592 domain-containing protein, whose translation MSSTSVSSLSGRLWLAGMGLFLALAGLLFTWVLWTSWQRAEETRRWVPTPCRIISAQVFSERPTPHSNPAHKADVRYSYTFEGKPFTGTRIKRVDSASQHEENARKKLEDYPIGQETTCYVNPAQPDIAILKHDSRAALYSIWFPLLFVVGGLGMAWNALRRR comes from the coding sequence ATGTCTTCCACCTCCGTTTCCTCTCTTTCCGGCCGTCTTTGGCTGGCAGGCATGGGCCTGTTTTTGGCTCTGGCCGGGCTGCTCTTTACCTGGGTGCTGTGGACATCGTGGCAGCGTGCGGAGGAGACCCGCCGCTGGGTTCCCACTCCCTGCCGAATTATTTCCGCGCAGGTCTTCAGCGAGCGCCCCACCCCACATTCCAATCCCGCGCACAAAGCCGACGTGCGCTACTCGTACACCTTTGAAGGCAAGCCCTTCACCGGCACTCGCATCAAGCGGGTGGACTCCGCCAGCCAGCACGAAGAAAACGCCCGCAAAAAGCTGGAGGACTACCCCATTGGCCAGGAAACCACCTGCTACGTCAATCCTGCCCAGCCAGACATCGCAATCCTCAAACACGACTCGCGTGCCGCGCTCTACTCCATCTGGTTCCCGCTGCTCTTCGTGGTCGGCGGTCTAGGCATGGCCTGGAACGCGCTGCGGCGGCGGTGA
- the recJ gene encoding single-stranded-DNA-specific exonuclease RecJ, producing MALASEIPLPNTLPPRWLLKPVPEAAGDLAADTGLPLLLTTLLTQRGFLSADQVQDFLVPKLASLGDPTVLPEMNIAVARILKAVDENQRVALYGDYDVDGVTSMALMHLTLKAYGLPTHLFLPSRMEEGYGLSMDGFARLFEEFGKPDLLLALDCGTTSIKELTWLQEQGVDCVIVDHHELSPFGRPPCVALVNPKLGTEYHYFCTAGLVFKVAHALLKTRRVDFDLKEALDLVALGTVADLVPLIDENRLLVRRGLEALAQTERIGLRALKEIAGVDGFIQTHHVGFRLGPRLNAAGRLDTASTALQLLLAEDPLVASDYATLLENHNRDRQAVELEVFNEAEQQLLAMGDLEHIPAVVLGSRNWHPGVVGIVASRISRLVHRPTILFSFDENGMGKGSGRSILGFSLVEAIEFCREHIVRGGGHAMAAGVSVHEDKLEIFRERFSEAARRALSEEALTPVLELDVEVRLRDLSLEFLRNFRLMEPFGQRNHEPVFLCKRVTPRLPGRLMKEKHLRVMLSQDGASMEARWFNAPLKNLPKPPWDVAMRVQRNFWRGEEQWQLTLDAVRTSEPE from the coding sequence ATGGCCCTCGCCTCTGAAATCCCTCTGCCGAACACCCTGCCTCCGCGCTGGCTCCTGAAGCCTGTGCCTGAGGCCGCGGGGGATTTGGCGGCGGACACAGGGCTGCCGCTGCTGCTGACCACCCTGCTAACCCAGCGCGGTTTCCTTTCGGCGGATCAGGTGCAGGATTTCCTGGTGCCAAAACTGGCCTCTTTGGGCGACCCTACCGTGCTGCCGGAGATGAATATCGCCGTGGCGCGCATCCTGAAAGCGGTGGATGAAAACCAGCGCGTGGCCCTTTACGGCGACTACGATGTGGATGGCGTGACCTCCATGGCGCTGATGCACCTGACGCTGAAGGCTTACGGACTGCCGACCCACCTCTTTCTGCCCTCCCGCATGGAGGAAGGTTATGGACTGAGCATGGACGGCTTTGCGCGGCTGTTTGAGGAATTTGGCAAACCGGACCTGCTGCTGGCGCTGGACTGCGGCACCACCTCCATCAAGGAGCTGACTTGGCTGCAGGAGCAGGGAGTGGACTGCGTGATCGTGGACCACCATGAGCTGTCCCCCTTTGGCCGCCCTCCTTGTGTCGCGCTGGTGAATCCCAAACTAGGCACGGAGTATCATTACTTCTGCACGGCGGGGCTGGTGTTCAAGGTGGCCCACGCACTGCTGAAGACCCGCCGGGTGGACTTTGACCTCAAGGAGGCCCTGGATCTGGTAGCCCTGGGCACGGTGGCGGACTTGGTGCCCCTGATTGATGAAAATCGGCTGTTGGTACGCCGAGGTCTGGAGGCCCTGGCGCAGACGGAGCGCATCGGCCTGCGGGCGCTGAAGGAAATCGCAGGTGTGGATGGTTTCATCCAGACCCACCACGTGGGCTTCCGCCTGGGGCCGCGCCTAAATGCGGCCGGGCGCCTGGATACGGCCTCCACCGCCCTACAACTTCTGCTGGCGGAGGACCCACTCGTTGCCTCGGACTACGCTACCTTGCTGGAAAATCACAACCGCGATCGCCAGGCCGTGGAACTGGAAGTTTTTAACGAAGCCGAGCAGCAACTGCTGGCCATGGGCGATCTGGAACACATTCCGGCCGTGGTTCTGGGCTCGCGTAACTGGCACCCGGGCGTGGTGGGCATCGTCGCTTCACGCATTTCACGGCTGGTTCACCGCCCGACCATCCTGTTTTCCTTTGATGAGAATGGCATGGGCAAAGGTAGCGGCCGCAGCATCCTGGGTTTCTCCCTGGTTGAAGCCATCGAGTTTTGCCGGGAGCACATTGTACGGGGAGGGGGACACGCGATGGCAGCGGGTGTTTCCGTCCATGAAGACAAGCTGGAGATTTTCCGCGAGCGGTTCTCCGAAGCCGCCCGCCGGGCGCTGAGCGAAGAAGCCCTCACCCCGGTGCTGGAGCTGGATGTGGAAGTGCGCCTGCGTGATCTTTCCCTGGAATTTCTACGTAATTTCAGGCTGATGGAACCCTTCGGCCAGCGCAATCACGAGCCGGTATTTCTGTGCAAGCGGGTCACCCCCCGCCTGCCAGGGCGGCTGATGAAAGAGAAGCACCTGCGGGTGATGCTGAGCCAGGATGGGGCCTCAATGGAAGCTCGCTGGTTCAATGCTCCTTTGAAAAACCTGCCCAAACCACCCTGGGATGTGGCGATGCGGGTCCAACGGAACTTTTGGCGTGGAGAGGAACAGTGGCAGCTCACCCTGGATGCGGTGCGCACCTCTGAACCTGAATGA